The sequence below is a genomic window from Desulfobulbus oligotrophicus.
CTCCTTTGAGAGCAAAGAAGAGCCCGCCACACGGCAGCCCCCAGGAGATACCAAACAGGTAGCGGTCGGTGATGAGGATGACTTCAGGCTCAACTCCCATCCAGACCATGAGCGGTTGCATTCCCCACAGGAGCGGCATAAAGGCTGCTCCTGTGATACAACCAATGACCATGCCCTGGCGCATGGCCCGGTGGATCGCCCGACTGTCGCCGCGGCCGTGGGCCTGAGCCACCAGCGGTGTCACCGCATTCAACAGACCGATAAGAAAGAGATACACAGGAAAGAAGATGGAAGAGCCCACCGCCACTGCGGCCAGATCAACGGAGCTATACCGTCCGGCCATGACTGTATCAACGAACCCCATGGCGGTTTGCGACCATTGGGCCAGGACAAGTGGACCGGTCAGACGGAGCAGGACACCGGCTTCGTGGAGATGAAGGCGTGTTGGGTTCACAGAGGCGTTGATTAACCGGGTTGCAGGTGTGTGGGTTGGTGAAAAGAGTGGCCTTCTCTTTACCCGGCAGAGAAAGATGTGGCAAGAGGGGAAACGTTTGTGCAGATGTGGAGTGCTGTACAGTCTCTCTTGCAGCAGTGATTGACAACAACGATCTTGCCGATGTTCTGCCCTGCCGGTGATGGCCGTGCGTGGAAGAGCCTGTTGTCTCGCAAGAGGTGTAAAGAACAGAGATGACGGTGATCCTGTCCTGTCCTGCTCTGTCCCTGTCTGGCCGCGAGTTGTTTCAGGCGGACAGATGCCGCGTCTGTCTTCTGGTCAGAGATTCACCGAGTGTTCGCCGGGTGGCAGGGAGTTTCGTGACATGGGTCAGCACGGTCTGCGGCAGTGACCTTCCCTGAATGGTCAGGACGTCTGCTGCCAGACTGTTGGCCACTTCTCTTGCATCCATACCCCTGACTTCCACCAGATAACCGAACAGCAGCTCGCAGAGTCGCGGCAGACCAATCTGCCAGGTTGCTCTGGTCTGCAGAAAGAGCCAGCGGGAAAAGTCATAAAAGCCATTGAAGACATCACCATCCTGCCAGAGCAGGGGGGCGGTGCGACGAAAATTTCCACTGTTGTATACCAGATCCCAGAATCGGGCCAACCGTTTCATGGCCTGCATCTGGTTGAAACTGATCTGATTGTTGCTGAGAATCTCGTAGGGTGGCTCAGGTGAGTAGACCATGCCATGCACCTGATCGTGACGGTTAATGGCTGTTCCAGAGAGTTTTTTAAGTATACCGATCTGGATCTCGCCACCGGTCAGGTTCACCAGGGTGTTGAGATTGTCACCGAACTGCTTTAAGGATTCGCCGGGCAGGCCGACAATGAGGTCAACATGCAGGTGAGCTGCGGTCTTTTGTTCGAGAAAGTCCAGATTCTCCCGGATACGATGAAAATCAAGCCGCCTGTTGATATTGGCCGCTGTTTGCGGGTGCAGGGTCTGGATGCCGACCTCCAGTTGCAGTGTTCCTGCCGGGAACCGGGTCAGCCGTTCTTTAATGGATTCCGGGAAATGATCGGGGATAACCTCGAAGTGGGCATGAAAAGGCGGCTTCTGGGCCAGAAAAAAATCAAGGATACGGCCCGCTGTGGCTGGATTGGCATTAAAGGTGCGGTCAACAAACTTGAAAGTCCGTGCCCCCCGCTGCCACAGACGATCCAGGGCATCTAAGAAGCGGTCAGTTTCAAAGGGCCGCACGCGGTGATCAATGGAGGAGAGGCAGAATTCACAGCAAAAGGGGCAGCCACGGGAGGCCTCAACATAGATGAGTCGGTGAGCCAGATCCTCTTCGGTATACAGTTCGTAAGGGAGTATGAGCGTGTCCACATCCACAGATCCTGCCGGGATGATCCGCTGTGTTGGCAGTGAGCCAGTGAGCAGCGCCTGACACAGTTCAGAAAAACTGTGCTCCCCTTCGCCCTGAACAAGGTAGTCAGCCTCGCTGAAGTCGACCCGGAACGGCTGATGGCTGACCTCCGGGCCACCAAGCACAACAACTGTCTGCGGGGCCAC
It includes:
- a CDS encoding B12-binding domain-containing radical SAM protein; the encoded protein is MPTGTDRQKAGKKKYRQLAAQKTVAPSRPESTNGQPDRTSHLCRINKPCSLSVPPAPMPAIILTTINARYIHASLGLRWLHANLGELQSQAQVQEYCLTDHTADIAEQILQSAPRVVGIGVYIWNAVQVRQLVRILKRVAPQTVVVLGGPEVSHQPFRVDFSEADYLVQGEGEHSFSELCQALLTGSLPTQRIIPAGSVDVDTLILPYELYTEEDLAHRLIYVEASRGCPFCCEFCLSSIDHRVRPFETDRFLDALDRLWQRGARTFKFVDRTFNANPATAGRILDFFLAQKPPFHAHFEVIPDHFPESIKERLTRFPAGTLQLEVGIQTLHPQTAANINRRLDFHRIRENLDFLEQKTAAHLHVDLIVGLPGESLKQFGDNLNTLVNLTGGEIQIGILKKLSGTAINRHDQVHGMVYSPEPPYEILSNNQISFNQMQAMKRLARFWDLVYNSGNFRRTAPLLWQDGDVFNGFYDFSRWLFLQTRATWQIGLPRLCELLFGYLVEVRGMDAREVANSLAADVLTIQGRSLPQTVLTHVTKLPATRRTLGESLTRRQTRHLSA